The following proteins come from a genomic window of Anabrus simplex isolate iqAnaSimp1 chromosome 7, ASM4041472v1, whole genome shotgun sequence:
- the LOC136876864 gene encoding insulin-like growth factor-binding protein complex acid labile subunit, protein MRCGVASRMVGAQLLLLMCLASLLASAARSPDFCPSGCTCDDDTLVVTCIEANLDVIPITLNPAIQRLVLKCNRIKTVHAAFQFYGGLQYVDLSYNHLVSIPTRSFEAQRKLVELHLDRNKISSVNNKTFVGLRALTVLSLRENFLEELPERLFSSLPHLEELDLGQNRISRIHSAAFAGLASLRVLYLDDNQLRSVPTPSFKLLDSLAELHVGLNAFTTLPDDAFQGLNRLTVLDLSGAGLVNISENAFRGLSGLRSLGLADNRLKSIPTQQLAVLSRLEELTVGQNEFAALEAHAFQGLTYLRRLDVTGASQLERVEKGTFQDNLNLETLVLSSNKRLSSVEEGALTGLPNLRHLVLRDNAFVTFPESLATWPELRKIDLAENPIECRCTLMWLKELLAGRNASQVLCASPPHLKERPLKSLSGDELGCALHDTRQQAIIGALCGSGVALVAILALVLYRYRRRVQDALKDYKWNNRAISRKEHEYQKTFSDDEYIVRAAQQQNLKPIPVTEL, encoded by the coding sequence ATGAGATGTGGTGTCGCTAGCAGGATGGTGGGAGCCCAACTGCTGCTTCTGATGTGCTTGGCGTCCCTTCTGGCGTCGGCGGCGCGCTCCCCAGACTTCTGCCCTTCGGGCTGCACTTGCGATGACGACACTTTGGTGGTGACGTGCATCGAGGCGAATCTTGACGTGATCCCCATAACTCTGAACCCCGCCATTCAGCGGTTAGTGCTCAAGTGTAACCGTATAAAGACTGTTCACGCAGCTTTCCAATTCTACGGTGGACTGCAATATGTAGACTTATCTTATAATCATCTAGTGAGCATACCCACTCGCAGCTTCGAGGCTCAGCGCAAGCTAGTAGAGCTGCATCTTGACCGTAACAAGATATCATCCGTAAATAACAAGACATTTGTAGGTCTTCGAGCCCTTACAGTGCTTAGTCTTAGGGAAAACTTCCTTGAAGAGTTGCCAGAACGATTATTTAGTTCTCTTCCTCATCTCGAAGAACTAGACCTGGGGCAAAACCGCATATCACGCATTCATTCTGCCGCATTTGCTGGCTTGGCCTCTCTTCGAGTTCTGTACCTGGATGACAACCAACTTCGCTCTGTCCCTACGCCGTCCTTTAAGCTACTTGATAGTTTGGCGGAGCTACACGTCGGCCTGAACGCTTTTACAACTTTACCTGATGATGCATTCCAGGGTCTGAACAGACTCACCGTCCTGGACCTCAGCGGCGCAGGCTTGGTGAATATTAGTGAGAATGCCTTCCGAGGACTATCAGGACTCCGAAGCCTGGGACTAGCAGACAATCGTCTCAAAAGTATACCCACCCAACAGTTGGCAGTACTTTCAAGACTGGAGGAACTTACCGTGGGCCAGAATGAATTCGCCGCTCTTGAAGCTCACGCATTTCAAGGACTTACTTACCTTCGCCGACTGGACGTTACGGGGGCATCCCAATTGGAGAGGGTGGAAAAAGGGACGTTTCAGGACAATTTAAACTTGGAGACGCTAGTACTGAGCAGTAACAAGAGATTATCTTCTGTGGAAGAAGGTGCATTGACAGGTTTGCCAAATCTTCGACATCTGGTCCTGAGGGATAATGCTTTTGTTACCTTCCCGGAGTCACTTGCTACATGGCCGGAACTACGCAAGATAGATCTGGCAGAGAACCCGATAGAGTGCCGGTGTACTCTTATGTGGTTGAAGGAGTTACTAGCGGGACGGAACGCTAGCCAAGTTCTCTGTGCGTCACCTCCCCATTTGAAGGAGCGACCGCTCAAGTCGCTGTCTGGAGATGAGCTGGGGTGTGCGTTGCACGATACACGGCAGCAGGCCATCATAGGAGCGTTGTGTGGCAGTGGGGTGGCATTGGTGGCCATCCTTGCATTGGTTCTGTACCGCTATCGGCGCCGCGTACAGGATGCCCTCAAAGACTACAAGTGGAACAACCGCGCCATCAGCCGCAAGGAACACGAGTACCAGAAGACTTTCTCGGATGACGAGTACATCGTCCGTGCTGCCCAACAGCAGAATCTCAAGCCTATACCGGTTACGGAACTGTAG